A window from Festucalex cinctus isolate MCC-2025b chromosome 12, RoL_Fcin_1.0, whole genome shotgun sequence encodes these proteins:
- the LOC144032300 gene encoding uncharacterized protein LOC144032300 isoform X5: protein MFRVSYIIRLDNQNPLCHRKMANNGRTVQRRRNRVTPQKDAEQHVLLEKDKMGLRESFINPFKGRGVVATQTFTKEEFVLEYRGKLCEQGLEQNLERNEQEAVFLFYFNWRGKGWCLDASDEDQSLGRLVNDNHIKPNCKMKVIEVGGLPHLCLFAIRDIAPGEELSYNYGNSDWPWRKKTPSLEAAEDTNASKRPKTPSLEAAAHTSSSKRPKTPSLEAAEDTSANKRPKTPSLEAAEDMSASKRPKTPSLEAAAHTSSSKRPKTPSLEAAEDTSASKRPKTPSLEVAEDMSAGDRCQQTPPLEVGDDRMDAGDRPQQTPLCEVTDDILNVANSPQSSTCLDESPEISDDTDYDDKDYIPETEKQNMFDSDDSIDLCPLEKTSSSSVFPSLANSAIDAQTSEKTKTNTSRKRSLLKVSGTRNQSPLKKSRVQCISESIKVSPPSNSKIKRVYDKRNYCLYCLTPSSKIARHLEAKHADKEEVAKAFMHPKNSQARRDELNILRRRGNYAHNSLIVRSGEGDLQACYRPRERKQGSDFIHCFHCQGLYAKKTIWKHIKICPAKKKSEKELGVSKKRVQSRCALKTAVACEISDGLKTVLSCMIYDEVTRVIYDDDLLLKFGQHLFDLNGSRKNRHDYIRQRLRELGRLLTEARKNSSIRKAVELIYPANFNRVITAVKVLAGHNSENNTYKKPSLALKIGHSLGVLSELIESDSLSSVDRDECLLEYAREFKTIKNFRWKALISRGATTTMTEAKWNAPQILPFTEDVKLLDEHVEKSREVAERMLKLCPSASNYAALAKVTLAQVIIFNRRREGEVSRMELSTFVERKELEHNEDMAACLTPLENKMCEFFTRLEIRGKRGRGVPVLLKPSMVSAMELLAQTREMCGVLKENVFMFGRPEAMTAYRGGECIQKLAKESGAKNPEALTSTRLRKHIATMSQVLNLQENEADQLADFLGHDIRVHRQYYRLPQGTLQLAKMSKMLLAVEQGTLSQYKGQTLDDVQIDPQEKVDSTQDPEESSDEESDLTVPEATGEADVEEEAATSLPSSSKTTLIEDMGVSQMTGGITKRKWTDAEIYAVEKHMMHFIHKCQVPQKLDCLRCINSEPHALKNRTWTGVKNFVRNRITTLKRRASAKC, encoded by the exons ATGTTCAGAGTGAGTTACATAATCCGCCTTGATAACCAAAACCCTCTTTGCCATAGAAAGATGGCAAACAATGGAAGAACAGTGCAAAGGCGGAGGAATCGGGTCACTCCACAAAAAGATGCTGAGCAGCATGTACTATTGGAAAAGGATAAGATGGGACTTAGAGAGTCCTTCATTAACCCATTCAAAG GTCGAGGTGTGGTTGCTACACAGACTTttaccaaagaagaatttgtgcTGGAGTACCGTGGAAAGCTTTGTGAACAAGGTCTTGAGCAAAATTTGGAGCGTAATGAACAAGAAGCAGTCttcctattttatttcaactggAGAGGTAAAGGTTGGTG TCTTGATGCATCAGATGAAGACCAGTCATTGGGAAGGCTCGTAAATGACAACCACATAAAGCCAAACTGCAAGATGAAGGTTATTGAAGTTGGTGGTTTGCCACATCTTTGCCTTTTTGCAATCCGAGACATCGCTCCAGGTGAAGAATTGTCGTATAACTACGGAAATTCAGACTGGCCTTGGCGCAAAAAG ACACCATCACTTGAGGCCGCTGAAGACACGAATGCAAGCAAAAGACCTAAG acaccatcacttgaggccgctgcacacacgagttcAAGCAAAAGACCTAAG ACACCATCACTTGAGGCCGCTGAAGACACGAGTGCGAACAAAAGACCTAAG ACACCATCACTTGAGGCCGCTGAAGACATGAGTGCGAGCAAAAGACCTAAG acaccatcacttgaggccgctgcacacacgagttcAAGCAAAAGACCTAAG ACACCATCACTTGAGGCCGCTGAAGACACGAGTGCTAGCAAAAGACCTAAG ACACCATCTCTTGAAGTTGCTGAAGACATGAGTGCTGGCGACAGATGTCAG CAGACACCACCTCTCGAGGTGGGAGATGACAGGATGGATGCTGGCGACAGGCCTCAG CAGACACCATTATGTGAAGTCACAGATGATATCCTAAATGTTGCCAATAGTCCTCAG tcTTCCACATGTTTGGACGAATCACCGGAGATCTCTGATGATACAGACTATGATGATAAAGATTATATTCcagaaacagaaaaacaaaatatgttcgACTCTGACGATAGCATAGACTTGTGTCCACTGGAGAAAACATCATCTTCATCTGTCTTCCCATCTTTGGCTAATTCAGCTATTGATGCTCAAACCTCTGAGAAGACAAAGACAAACACTTCAAGGAAGAGGAGCCTACTTAAGGTCTCTGGGACAAGAAACCAAAGTCCTCTGAAAAAAAGCAGAGTCCAGTGTATTTCAGAATCTATCAAAGTGTCTCCACCCTCAAACTCTAAAATTAAGAGAGTATATGATAAACGGAACTACTGTCTGTATTGTCTAACGCCCTCATCAAAAATTGCAAGACATCTAGAAGCTAAGCATGCAGATAAAGAAGAGGTTGCGAAAGCATTCATGCATCCAAAGAATTCACAGGCAAGACGAGATGAGTTGAATATTTTACGACGCCGTGGAAATTATGCTCACAATTCTCTTATTGTGAGGAGTGGAGAAGGAGATCTGCAGGCCTGCTATAGACCTCGGGAAAGAAAACAAGGTTCCGATTTTATCCATTGTTTTCATTGCCAAGGGCTctatgccaagaaaacaatctgGAAGCACATTaaaatctgtcctgccaagaaaaaatctgagaaggaATTAGGTGTTTCTAAAAAGCGAGTTCAATCAAGATGTGCATTAAAAACTGCAGTAGCATGTGAAATTAGTGACGGATTAAAAACTGTACTTTCCTGCATGATCTACGATGAGGTGACTCGTGTGATCTATGACGACGACCTACTCTTAAAGTTTGGACAGCATCTCTTTGATCTAAATGGATCAAGAAAGAACCGACATGACTACATAAGGCAAAGACTTAGAGAACTTGGTAGACTGCTGACAGAGGCCCGGAAGAATTCATCTATTCGCAAGGCAGTGGAGCTCATCTATCCTGCAAACTTTAATCGTGTGATAACTGCAGTGAAGGTATTGGCTGGGCACAACTCggaaaacaacacatacaaaaaaccCTCCTTAGCCTTAAAAATTGGTCACAGTCTGGGTGTACTTAGTGAGCTGATTGAAAGTGATAGTTTGTCTTCAGTTGACAGAGATGAGTGCTTGTTGGAATATGCTAGAGAATTTAAGACAATCAAAAATTTCAGATGGAAGGCATTGATTAGCAGAGGTGCGACGACGACAATGACAGAGGCAAAGTGGAATGCACCACAGATTTTACCTTTCACTGAAGATGTCAAACTTTTGGACGAACATGTGGAAAAGAGTAGAGAAGTTGCAGAAAGAATGCTTAAACTCTGTCCTTCTGCGAGTAATTATGCAGCACTGGCGAAAGTGACACTGGCTCAGGTGATAATTTTCAACAGAAGAAGAGAAGGAGAGGTGTCAAGAATGGAACTGTCTACTTTCGTAGAAAGGAAAGAGCTGGAACATAACGAGGACATGGCAGCCTGTCTCACCCCTCTGGAGAACAAGATGTGCGAGTTTTTCACTAGATTAGAAATCAGGGGGAAACGAGGAAGAGGTGTCCCTGTGCTCCTAAAACCATCAATGGTCTCAGCCATGGAGCTCCTAGCTCAAACCCGTGAGATGTGTGGAGtcttaaaagaaaatgtattcatgtttggaagaccggAAGCCATGACTGCTTACAGAGGGGGAGAGTGCATCCAAAAGCTTGCAAAGGAGAGTGGTGCTAAAAATCCAGAGGCCTTAACATCAACAAGGCTCAGGAAGCACATAGCTACAATGTCACAGGTTCTTAATCTTCAAGAAAATGAAGCAGACCAACTTGCGGACTTTCTGGGACATGACATTCGTGTGCACAGGCAGTATTATCGACTACCACAAGGAACACTACAGCTTGCCAAAATGAGCAAAATGTTGTTAGCTGTGGAGCAAGGAACCCTCTCCCAGTATAAAGGTCAAACCCTTGATGACGTTCAGATTGACCCGCAAG AAAAAGTTGACTCTACACAAGACCCAGAGGAATCAAGCGATGAGGAAAGTGATCTCACAGTCCCAGAAGCTACAGGGGAAGCAGATGTTGAGGAAGAGGCTGCAACATCCCTTCCATCTTCTTCCAAGACCACTCTCATTGAAG ATATGGGAGTTTCCCAGATGACAGGAGGCATCACCAAACGTAAGTGGACCGATGCTGAAATATATGCTGTCGAAAAGCACATGATGCACTTCATCCATAAATGCCAGGTACCACAAAAGTTGGACTGCCTTCGCTGTATTAATTCTGAACCACATGCCCTAAAAAATCGCACTTGGACTGGTGTCAAAAACTTTGTCAGAAACCGCATTACGACCTTAAAGAGAAGGGCTTCTGCCAAATGCTAA
- the LOC144032300 gene encoding uncharacterized protein LOC144032300 isoform X1, translating into MFRVSYIIRLDNQNPLCHRKMANNGRTVQRRRNRVTPQKDAEQHVLLEKDKMGLRESFINPFKGRGVVATQTFTKEEFVLEYRGKLCEQGLEQNLERNEQEAVFLFYFNWRGKGWCLDASDEDQSLGRLVNDNHIKPNCKMKVIEVGGLPHLCLFAIRDIAPGEELSYNYGNSDWPWRKKTPSLEAAEDTNASKRPKTPSLEAAEDTSASKRPKTPSLEAAAHTSSSKRPKTPSLEAAEDTSANKRPKTPSLEAAEDMSASKRPKTPSLEAAAHTSSSKRPKTPSLEAAEDTSASKRPKTPSLEVAEDMSAGDRCQQTPPLEVGDDRMDAGDRPQQTPLCEVTDDILNVANSPQSSTCLDESPEISDDTDYDDKDYIPETEKQNMFDSDDSIDLCPLEKTSSSSVFPSLANSAIDAQTSEKTKTNTSRKRSLLKVSGTRNQSPLKKSRVQCISESIKVSPPSNSKIKRVYDKRNYCLYCLTPSSKIARHLEAKHADKEEVAKAFMHPKNSQARRDELNILRRRGNYAHNSLIVRSGEGDLQACYRPRERKQGSDFIHCFHCQGLYAKKTIWKHIKICPAKKKSEKELGVSKKRVQSRCALKTAVACEISDGLKTVLSCMIYDEVTRVIYDDDLLLKFGQHLFDLNGSRKNRHDYIRQRLRELGRLLTEARKNSSIRKAVELIYPANFNRVITAVKVLAGHNSENNTYKKPSLALKIGHSLGVLSELIESDSLSSVDRDECLLEYAREFKTIKNFRWKALISRGATTTMTEAKWNAPQILPFTEDVKLLDEHVEKSREVAERMLKLCPSASNYAALAKVTLAQVIIFNRRREGEVSRMELSTFVERKELEHNEDMAACLTPLENKMCEFFTRLEIRGKRGRGVPVLLKPSMVSAMELLAQTREMCGVLKENVFMFGRPEAMTAYRGGECIQKLAKESGAKNPEALTSTRLRKHIATMSQVLNLQENEADQLADFLGHDIRVHRQYYRLPQGTLQLAKMSKMLLAVEQGTLSQYKGQTLDDVQIDPQEKVDSTQDPEESSDEESDLTVPEATGEADVEEEAATSLPSSSKTTLIEDMGVSQMTGGITKRKWTDAEIYAVEKHMMHFIHKCQVPQKLDCLRCINSEPHALKNRTWTGVKNFVRNRITTLKRRASAKC; encoded by the exons ATGTTCAGAGTGAGTTACATAATCCGCCTTGATAACCAAAACCCTCTTTGCCATAGAAAGATGGCAAACAATGGAAGAACAGTGCAAAGGCGGAGGAATCGGGTCACTCCACAAAAAGATGCTGAGCAGCATGTACTATTGGAAAAGGATAAGATGGGACTTAGAGAGTCCTTCATTAACCCATTCAAAG GTCGAGGTGTGGTTGCTACACAGACTTttaccaaagaagaatttgtgcTGGAGTACCGTGGAAAGCTTTGTGAACAAGGTCTTGAGCAAAATTTGGAGCGTAATGAACAAGAAGCAGTCttcctattttatttcaactggAGAGGTAAAGGTTGGTG TCTTGATGCATCAGATGAAGACCAGTCATTGGGAAGGCTCGTAAATGACAACCACATAAAGCCAAACTGCAAGATGAAGGTTATTGAAGTTGGTGGTTTGCCACATCTTTGCCTTTTTGCAATCCGAGACATCGCTCCAGGTGAAGAATTGTCGTATAACTACGGAAATTCAGACTGGCCTTGGCGCAAAAAG ACACCATCACTTGAGGCCGCTGAAGACACGAATGCAAGCAAAAGACCTAAG ACACCATCACTTGAGGCCGCTGAAGACACGAGTGCTAGCAAAAGACCTAAG acaccatcacttgaggccgctgcacacacgagttcAAGCAAAAGACCTAAG ACACCATCACTTGAGGCCGCTGAAGACACGAGTGCGAACAAAAGACCTAAG ACACCATCACTTGAGGCCGCTGAAGACATGAGTGCGAGCAAAAGACCTAAG acaccatcacttgaggccgctgcacacacgagttcAAGCAAAAGACCTAAG ACACCATCACTTGAGGCCGCTGAAGACACGAGTGCTAGCAAAAGACCTAAG ACACCATCTCTTGAAGTTGCTGAAGACATGAGTGCTGGCGACAGATGTCAG CAGACACCACCTCTCGAGGTGGGAGATGACAGGATGGATGCTGGCGACAGGCCTCAG CAGACACCATTATGTGAAGTCACAGATGATATCCTAAATGTTGCCAATAGTCCTCAG tcTTCCACATGTTTGGACGAATCACCGGAGATCTCTGATGATACAGACTATGATGATAAAGATTATATTCcagaaacagaaaaacaaaatatgttcgACTCTGACGATAGCATAGACTTGTGTCCACTGGAGAAAACATCATCTTCATCTGTCTTCCCATCTTTGGCTAATTCAGCTATTGATGCTCAAACCTCTGAGAAGACAAAGACAAACACTTCAAGGAAGAGGAGCCTACTTAAGGTCTCTGGGACAAGAAACCAAAGTCCTCTGAAAAAAAGCAGAGTCCAGTGTATTTCAGAATCTATCAAAGTGTCTCCACCCTCAAACTCTAAAATTAAGAGAGTATATGATAAACGGAACTACTGTCTGTATTGTCTAACGCCCTCATCAAAAATTGCAAGACATCTAGAAGCTAAGCATGCAGATAAAGAAGAGGTTGCGAAAGCATTCATGCATCCAAAGAATTCACAGGCAAGACGAGATGAGTTGAATATTTTACGACGCCGTGGAAATTATGCTCACAATTCTCTTATTGTGAGGAGTGGAGAAGGAGATCTGCAGGCCTGCTATAGACCTCGGGAAAGAAAACAAGGTTCCGATTTTATCCATTGTTTTCATTGCCAAGGGCTctatgccaagaaaacaatctgGAAGCACATTaaaatctgtcctgccaagaaaaaatctgagaaggaATTAGGTGTTTCTAAAAAGCGAGTTCAATCAAGATGTGCATTAAAAACTGCAGTAGCATGTGAAATTAGTGACGGATTAAAAACTGTACTTTCCTGCATGATCTACGATGAGGTGACTCGTGTGATCTATGACGACGACCTACTCTTAAAGTTTGGACAGCATCTCTTTGATCTAAATGGATCAAGAAAGAACCGACATGACTACATAAGGCAAAGACTTAGAGAACTTGGTAGACTGCTGACAGAGGCCCGGAAGAATTCATCTATTCGCAAGGCAGTGGAGCTCATCTATCCTGCAAACTTTAATCGTGTGATAACTGCAGTGAAGGTATTGGCTGGGCACAACTCggaaaacaacacatacaaaaaaccCTCCTTAGCCTTAAAAATTGGTCACAGTCTGGGTGTACTTAGTGAGCTGATTGAAAGTGATAGTTTGTCTTCAGTTGACAGAGATGAGTGCTTGTTGGAATATGCTAGAGAATTTAAGACAATCAAAAATTTCAGATGGAAGGCATTGATTAGCAGAGGTGCGACGACGACAATGACAGAGGCAAAGTGGAATGCACCACAGATTTTACCTTTCACTGAAGATGTCAAACTTTTGGACGAACATGTGGAAAAGAGTAGAGAAGTTGCAGAAAGAATGCTTAAACTCTGTCCTTCTGCGAGTAATTATGCAGCACTGGCGAAAGTGACACTGGCTCAGGTGATAATTTTCAACAGAAGAAGAGAAGGAGAGGTGTCAAGAATGGAACTGTCTACTTTCGTAGAAAGGAAAGAGCTGGAACATAACGAGGACATGGCAGCCTGTCTCACCCCTCTGGAGAACAAGATGTGCGAGTTTTTCACTAGATTAGAAATCAGGGGGAAACGAGGAAGAGGTGTCCCTGTGCTCCTAAAACCATCAATGGTCTCAGCCATGGAGCTCCTAGCTCAAACCCGTGAGATGTGTGGAGtcttaaaagaaaatgtattcatgtttggaagaccggAAGCCATGACTGCTTACAGAGGGGGAGAGTGCATCCAAAAGCTTGCAAAGGAGAGTGGTGCTAAAAATCCAGAGGCCTTAACATCAACAAGGCTCAGGAAGCACATAGCTACAATGTCACAGGTTCTTAATCTTCAAGAAAATGAAGCAGACCAACTTGCGGACTTTCTGGGACATGACATTCGTGTGCACAGGCAGTATTATCGACTACCACAAGGAACACTACAGCTTGCCAAAATGAGCAAAATGTTGTTAGCTGTGGAGCAAGGAACCCTCTCCCAGTATAAAGGTCAAACCCTTGATGACGTTCAGATTGACCCGCAAG AAAAAGTTGACTCTACACAAGACCCAGAGGAATCAAGCGATGAGGAAAGTGATCTCACAGTCCCAGAAGCTACAGGGGAAGCAGATGTTGAGGAAGAGGCTGCAACATCCCTTCCATCTTCTTCCAAGACCACTCTCATTGAAG ATATGGGAGTTTCCCAGATGACAGGAGGCATCACCAAACGTAAGTGGACCGATGCTGAAATATATGCTGTCGAAAAGCACATGATGCACTTCATCCATAAATGCCAGGTACCACAAAAGTTGGACTGCCTTCGCTGTATTAATTCTGAACCACATGCCCTAAAAAATCGCACTTGGACTGGTGTCAAAAACTTTGTCAGAAACCGCATTACGACCTTAAAGAGAAGGGCTTCTGCCAAATGCTAA
- the LOC144032300 gene encoding uncharacterized protein LOC144032300 isoform X3, protein MFRVSYIIRLDNQNPLCHRKMANNGRTVQRRRNRVTPQKDAEQHVLLEKDKMGLRESFINPFKGRGVVATQTFTKEEFVLEYRGKLCEQGLEQNLERNEQEAVFLFYFNWRGKGWCLDASDEDQSLGRLVNDNHIKPNCKMKVIEVGGLPHLCLFAIRDIAPGEELSYNYGNSDWPWRKKTPSLEAAEDTNASKRPKTPSLEAAEDTSASKRPKTPSLEAAAHTSSSKRPKTPSLEAAEDTSANKRPKTPSLEAAEDMSASKRPKTPSLEAAAHTSSSKRPKTPSLEAAEDTSASKRPKTPSLEVAEDMSAGDRCQQTPPLEVGDDRMDAGDRPQTPLCEVTDDILNVANSPQSSTCLDESPEISDDTDYDDKDYIPETEKQNMFDSDDSIDLCPLEKTSSSSVFPSLANSAIDAQTSEKTKTNTSRKRSLLKVSGTRNQSPLKKSRVQCISESIKVSPPSNSKIKRVYDKRNYCLYCLTPSSKIARHLEAKHADKEEVAKAFMHPKNSQARRDELNILRRRGNYAHNSLIVRSGEGDLQACYRPRERKQGSDFIHCFHCQGLYAKKTIWKHIKICPAKKKSEKELGVSKKRVQSRCALKTAVACEISDGLKTVLSCMIYDEVTRVIYDDDLLLKFGQHLFDLNGSRKNRHDYIRQRLRELGRLLTEARKNSSIRKAVELIYPANFNRVITAVKVLAGHNSENNTYKKPSLALKIGHSLGVLSELIESDSLSSVDRDECLLEYAREFKTIKNFRWKALISRGATTTMTEAKWNAPQILPFTEDVKLLDEHVEKSREVAERMLKLCPSASNYAALAKVTLAQVIIFNRRREGEVSRMELSTFVERKELEHNEDMAACLTPLENKMCEFFTRLEIRGKRGRGVPVLLKPSMVSAMELLAQTREMCGVLKENVFMFGRPEAMTAYRGGECIQKLAKESGAKNPEALTSTRLRKHIATMSQVLNLQENEADQLADFLGHDIRVHRQYYRLPQGTLQLAKMSKMLLAVEQGTLSQYKGQTLDDVQIDPQEKVDSTQDPEESSDEESDLTVPEATGEADVEEEAATSLPSSSKTTLIEDMGVSQMTGGITKRKWTDAEIYAVEKHMMHFIHKCQVPQKLDCLRCINSEPHALKNRTWTGVKNFVRNRITTLKRRASAKC, encoded by the exons ATGTTCAGAGTGAGTTACATAATCCGCCTTGATAACCAAAACCCTCTTTGCCATAGAAAGATGGCAAACAATGGAAGAACAGTGCAAAGGCGGAGGAATCGGGTCACTCCACAAAAAGATGCTGAGCAGCATGTACTATTGGAAAAGGATAAGATGGGACTTAGAGAGTCCTTCATTAACCCATTCAAAG GTCGAGGTGTGGTTGCTACACAGACTTttaccaaagaagaatttgtgcTGGAGTACCGTGGAAAGCTTTGTGAACAAGGTCTTGAGCAAAATTTGGAGCGTAATGAACAAGAAGCAGTCttcctattttatttcaactggAGAGGTAAAGGTTGGTG TCTTGATGCATCAGATGAAGACCAGTCATTGGGAAGGCTCGTAAATGACAACCACATAAAGCCAAACTGCAAGATGAAGGTTATTGAAGTTGGTGGTTTGCCACATCTTTGCCTTTTTGCAATCCGAGACATCGCTCCAGGTGAAGAATTGTCGTATAACTACGGAAATTCAGACTGGCCTTGGCGCAAAAAG ACACCATCACTTGAGGCCGCTGAAGACACGAATGCAAGCAAAAGACCTAAG ACACCATCACTTGAGGCCGCTGAAGACACGAGTGCTAGCAAAAGACCTAAG acaccatcacttgaggccgctgcacacacgagttcAAGCAAAAGACCTAAG ACACCATCACTTGAGGCCGCTGAAGACACGAGTGCGAACAAAAGACCTAAG ACACCATCACTTGAGGCCGCTGAAGACATGAGTGCGAGCAAAAGACCTAAG acaccatcacttgaggccgctgcacacacgagttcAAGCAAAAGACCTAAG ACACCATCACTTGAGGCCGCTGAAGACACGAGTGCTAGCAAAAGACCTAAG ACACCATCTCTTGAAGTTGCTGAAGACATGAGTGCTGGCGACAGATGTCAG CAGACACCACCTCTCGAGGTGGGAGATGACAGGATGGATGCTGGCGACAGGCCTCAG ACACCATTATGTGAAGTCACAGATGATATCCTAAATGTTGCCAATAGTCCTCAG tcTTCCACATGTTTGGACGAATCACCGGAGATCTCTGATGATACAGACTATGATGATAAAGATTATATTCcagaaacagaaaaacaaaatatgttcgACTCTGACGATAGCATAGACTTGTGTCCACTGGAGAAAACATCATCTTCATCTGTCTTCCCATCTTTGGCTAATTCAGCTATTGATGCTCAAACCTCTGAGAAGACAAAGACAAACACTTCAAGGAAGAGGAGCCTACTTAAGGTCTCTGGGACAAGAAACCAAAGTCCTCTGAAAAAAAGCAGAGTCCAGTGTATTTCAGAATCTATCAAAGTGTCTCCACCCTCAAACTCTAAAATTAAGAGAGTATATGATAAACGGAACTACTGTCTGTATTGTCTAACGCCCTCATCAAAAATTGCAAGACATCTAGAAGCTAAGCATGCAGATAAAGAAGAGGTTGCGAAAGCATTCATGCATCCAAAGAATTCACAGGCAAGACGAGATGAGTTGAATATTTTACGACGCCGTGGAAATTATGCTCACAATTCTCTTATTGTGAGGAGTGGAGAAGGAGATCTGCAGGCCTGCTATAGACCTCGGGAAAGAAAACAAGGTTCCGATTTTATCCATTGTTTTCATTGCCAAGGGCTctatgccaagaaaacaatctgGAAGCACATTaaaatctgtcctgccaagaaaaaatctgagaaggaATTAGGTGTTTCTAAAAAGCGAGTTCAATCAAGATGTGCATTAAAAACTGCAGTAGCATGTGAAATTAGTGACGGATTAAAAACTGTACTTTCCTGCATGATCTACGATGAGGTGACTCGTGTGATCTATGACGACGACCTACTCTTAAAGTTTGGACAGCATCTCTTTGATCTAAATGGATCAAGAAAGAACCGACATGACTACATAAGGCAAAGACTTAGAGAACTTGGTAGACTGCTGACAGAGGCCCGGAAGAATTCATCTATTCGCAAGGCAGTGGAGCTCATCTATCCTGCAAACTTTAATCGTGTGATAACTGCAGTGAAGGTATTGGCTGGGCACAACTCggaaaacaacacatacaaaaaaccCTCCTTAGCCTTAAAAATTGGTCACAGTCTGGGTGTACTTAGTGAGCTGATTGAAAGTGATAGTTTGTCTTCAGTTGACAGAGATGAGTGCTTGTTGGAATATGCTAGAGAATTTAAGACAATCAAAAATTTCAGATGGAAGGCATTGATTAGCAGAGGTGCGACGACGACAATGACAGAGGCAAAGTGGAATGCACCACAGATTTTACCTTTCACTGAAGATGTCAAACTTTTGGACGAACATGTGGAAAAGAGTAGAGAAGTTGCAGAAAGAATGCTTAAACTCTGTCCTTCTGCGAGTAATTATGCAGCACTGGCGAAAGTGACACTGGCTCAGGTGATAATTTTCAACAGAAGAAGAGAAGGAGAGGTGTCAAGAATGGAACTGTCTACTTTCGTAGAAAGGAAAGAGCTGGAACATAACGAGGACATGGCAGCCTGTCTCACCCCTCTGGAGAACAAGATGTGCGAGTTTTTCACTAGATTAGAAATCAGGGGGAAACGAGGAAGAGGTGTCCCTGTGCTCCTAAAACCATCAATGGTCTCAGCCATGGAGCTCCTAGCTCAAACCCGTGAGATGTGTGGAGtcttaaaagaaaatgtattcatgtttggaagaccggAAGCCATGACTGCTTACAGAGGGGGAGAGTGCATCCAAAAGCTTGCAAAGGAGAGTGGTGCTAAAAATCCAGAGGCCTTAACATCAACAAGGCTCAGGAAGCACATAGCTACAATGTCACAGGTTCTTAATCTTCAAGAAAATGAAGCAGACCAACTTGCGGACTTTCTGGGACATGACATTCGTGTGCACAGGCAGTATTATCGACTACCACAAGGAACACTACAGCTTGCCAAAATGAGCAAAATGTTGTTAGCTGTGGAGCAAGGAACCCTCTCCCAGTATAAAGGTCAAACCCTTGATGACGTTCAGATTGACCCGCAAG AAAAAGTTGACTCTACACAAGACCCAGAGGAATCAAGCGATGAGGAAAGTGATCTCACAGTCCCAGAAGCTACAGGGGAAGCAGATGTTGAGGAAGAGGCTGCAACATCCCTTCCATCTTCTTCCAAGACCACTCTCATTGAAG ATATGGGAGTTTCCCAGATGACAGGAGGCATCACCAAACGTAAGTGGACCGATGCTGAAATATATGCTGTCGAAAAGCACATGATGCACTTCATCCATAAATGCCAGGTACCACAAAAGTTGGACTGCCTTCGCTGTATTAATTCTGAACCACATGCCCTAAAAAATCGCACTTGGACTGGTGTCAAAAACTTTGTCAGAAACCGCATTACGACCTTAAAGAGAAGGGCTTCTGCCAAATGCTAA